Below is a genomic region from Microbacterium esteraromaticum.
GCAGAGCACGGTCGACCAGAAGTCGTCGGCCGAGATCGCCACGGCCTGGCTGAAGGAGAAGGGCCTGATCTGACCTCGACGGCATGAGCGCGGCCGGGTGGGCCTCCCACCCGGCCGCGCGTTCTGTCAGACGCGGGCGTCCTGCCGTGGGATGAAGATCTGATTCAGCACGATGAGGATGGATGCCGTCGCCGGCACCGCGACGAGGGCGCCGAGCAGCCCGAGCAGGGTGCCACCGACCAGAGCGCCGATCACGACGAGCAGACCAGGCACGGACACGGTGCGGTTCATCACCTTCGGGGTCAGCACGTAGGCCTCGATCTGGATGTAGACCAGGTAGACGACACCGAAGATCAGCGCGTTGACCGGGTTGGCGAGCACCGCCACGACCGTGCCGATCGCGAGGAACAGCAGCGGGCCGACCAGGGGGATGAGCGTCACGAGGAACGCCACGACCGCCATCAGCGGCGGGAACGGCAGCCCGAGAAGCAGGTACAGCACGAGCGCCATCATCGAGTTCGCGAACGCCAGGATCACCATGCCCTGCACGTAGCCGCCCACCGACTCGGTGATCTGCTCGACGATGCCGCGGGCCTGCGAGCGCTTGCGCGCCGGCGCGAGACGAAGCATCGAGGTGATGATGCCGGGGAGTCCGACGACGAAGTACAGGGTGAGCACGAAGACGATCACGAACGCGGAGATGCCGGTGGCGATCGAGCTGCCGACCTTCAGCGCGCCGCCACCCAGGGCCGTGAGCGTCTTGCCGTCGGTGAGCAGCTTCTCGCCATCGGCCAGCAGCGAGTCGATCTGGTCTCCGAACTGCTTCTCGAGAAGGAGGTAGAGGTCGGTGTGCATGAAGTCGTCGATCACCTGGGGCACCGACTTCACGAAAGACGAGACCTGCTCGACGACGACGGGCACGATCATCACGAGGATGAGTCCCACCGCGACGACCAGGGCGACGATGACGATCGCGACGCTGAGCCCGCGTGAGAGCCCGCGCCGCTCGAGCAGCCGCACGGCGGGGTTGAGGCCGAGGGCGGCGAACAGGGCGAACGCGACATAGACCAGGACGGTCGACAGGTTGGTGAGCGCCAGCGCGAGCAGGAAGGCGGACAGGCCGCCGAGGGTGATCAGGAACCCGAGCC
It encodes:
- a CDS encoding AI-2E family transporter, which encodes MSTEEPSSSASRDSGDSRAESRATRAADDAEAAEIRAADEADDTAEAAERAEHPSPADAPTPRRSTWTRMDRPFRLGFLITLGGLSAFLLALALTNLSTVLVYVAFALFAALGLNPAVRLLERRGLSRGLSVAIVIVALVVAVGLILVMIVPVVVEQVSSFVKSVPQVIDDFMHTDLYLLLEKQFGDQIDSLLADGEKLLTDGKTLTALGGGALKVGSSIATGISAFVIVFVLTLYFVVGLPGIITSMLRLAPARKRSQARGIVEQITESVGGYVQGMVILAFANSMMALVLYLLLGLPFPPLMAVVAFLVTLIPLVGPLLFLAIGTVVAVLANPVNALIFGVVYLVYIQIEAYVLTPKVMNRTVSVPGLLVVIGALVGGTLLGLLGALVAVPATASILIVLNQIFIPRQDARV